Below is a window of Gemmatimonadaceae bacterium DNA.
CGCTTCCCGCGCATCGATCACGGCGCCGCGGCGATAGTGAATGTTCCCGAGCTTGAGCCACACATCGGCGCCATGCGACACATCGATGCGCACCACGCGCAAAAAACTCTCGAGCGCCTGATCGTAGCGCTGCACGCGATAGTAGTAGTCGCCGAGATTCTTGTGCAGATGCGGGCAGTTGGCGTCTTCCAGCAGCGCATGCTCCAGCGTGCGGGCCGCGAGCTCGTAGCTGCCGCGCCGTTCGTGCACCACGGCGAGGTTGTTGTGCAGCGCCGCCGAGTGCGGATGCGCCACCAGCCCATCTTCCAGGAGCGCGGCCGCACGGGTCGCATCGCCGGCCAGCGCCGCGGTGAGCCCAGCGACATGGAACCACGCGGCACTCGGCTGGCGGCTACCCCATTGGGCGCGCGCCGCGGCGAGGAATTCCTCGGCGCCGTCGAGATCGCGGTCACGCAAGCAGAGCACGGCGCGCGACAGCGCGATGCGCGGATCGGGCGTACTGCCGGCGCGGCGCACCGCCTCCTCGAGATGCTCCGCGGCGGCAAACGCGTCGCCCGTTTGCTCGCACGCAAACGCAAGGTTGTGGAACACCGCCGCCGGCGCGTCGGGGTCCTGCGCCACACGTTCGAAGGTGGTAATGGCGTCGCGCCATTCGCCCCGCCGCGCGTGGATGAGTCCCACATGGAACCGCGCCACGCCGTCGTCGTCACGCAGCTCCAGCACGCGTCGGAACTCGCCCAATGCCTCTTCGAGCATGCCGGTGCGATAGAACGCGACGCCGAGATTGCGATGCTCGGCCACCCGGCTTTCCGGCGGCGGCTGACGACGTGCCGCGCTCCGCCCCACCCGCTGCGCGTAGCCGGCGGCGAGAATGCCGAACAGCGCCTTCCCCACGTCGAACTCGCTCAAGCCGGAACGTTCGATGATCGCCTGCACATCGTGCGTGCCGTCGAGCAACGGCAGTATGCGCTCCTGCGCCGCGCTCAGCTCCACCTCACGCTGCGCCACGCGGGCGTGGTCCAGCTCGAAGATCAGATCGAGGCTCGGGATCTTCTTTTCGATGAGCGTCCACTCGTCCACGCGGCGGGCGCCTTCGAGCAGCAGCGCATCGGCACTGATCGACACCAGATCGTGGCGCGCGTGCGGCGACTCGGCGGGATCAAAGCTGAAGGTGCCCTGATTCCAGGCGAAGAGGTGATACACCGCTTCTTCGACCTGGGCGCGGAACTCGCGCTCGAGCGCGTCGGCATCTACGGCGGCCTGGGCGGCAAGCGCTTCGGCGAGGGCGCGATCATCGTGCGATCCAACCGTGGCGAGGACGCGCGCGAGCGCGTCGGCGCCGAGGAGCCCCGCGCGCACGAGACGGTCACCAAGCCCGTCGCGACGATTGACGAGCGCCGCATACACCACGCGTCCGTCGGTGAAGTGGATGGAGCCGAAGCTCCCTTCCCGCGCGATCGACAGCACGCCGCTCTTGCGTCCCAGCGCGAGCAGCTGGAGCACATCGGCGAGACTCGCCTCACTGAGATTGCCGCGGATGGCCATCAGTGCGCTCCCATTACCGGTATTCCTCGATCAGTCGGCCGCTGACATCCGGCCACTGCCAGATCGACTTCTCCCGATCTTCGAAGAAGCGGTCCACTTCGCCGGGCGCGCGCGCGACGAGCGTTTCCAGCCGCGGACGTTCACGCGGCTGCACGCCCACGACGAGCCCCCCCTCAAAGCGCGAACGCAGCCGGTCGGCGAGCCCGAGCAGATCACGGGGCGACCGGTCGCCGGCGAGCACGACCTGCGCGCCACGCGACAGCAGATGGTTGAAGAGATGGAACAGCTCTTCCTGCGTCCGTTCCTTCCCGATCAGCTGCTGGAGATCGTCGAGGATGAAGACGTCGGCCGCGCGATAGCGCAGGCGCCAGCGCTCCACGGCACCTTCCTGCAGGGCGGCGACGTACTCCTCCACGAACGCCTGCCCCGACAGACAGGCGACCAGTTTCTCGGGCCATCGCGTGCGCACCGCA
It encodes the following:
- a CDS encoding tetratricopeptide repeat protein, whose amino-acid sequence is MAIRGNLSEASLADVLQLLALGRKSGVLSIAREGSFGSIHFTDGRVVYAALVNRRDGLGDRLVRAGLLGADALARVLATVGSHDDRALAEALAAQAAVDADALEREFRAQVEEAVYHLFAWNQGTFSFDPAESPHARHDLVSISADALLLEGARRVDEWTLIEKKIPSLDLIFELDHARVAQREVELSAAQERILPLLDGTHDVQAIIERSGLSEFDVGKALFGILAAGYAQRVGRSAARRQPPPESRVAEHRNLGVAFYRTGMLEEALGEFRRVLELRDDDGVARFHVGLIHARRGEWRDAITTFERVAQDPDAPAAVFHNLAFACEQTGDAFAAAEHLEEAVRRAGSTPDPRIALSRAVLCLRDRDLDGAEEFLAAARAQWGSRQPSAAWFHVAGLTAALAGDATRAAALLEDGLVAHPHSAALHNNLAVVHERRGSYELAARTLEHALLEDANCPHLHKNLGDYYYRVQRYDQALESFLRVVRIDVSHGADVWLKLGNIHYRRGAVIDAREAWEHALRLDPENRIVKANLAALIGGTATTPALAPAPGATVGAAA